From Corvus moneduloides isolate bCorMon1 chromosome 2, bCorMon1.pri, whole genome shotgun sequence, one genomic window encodes:
- the IGSF5 gene encoding immunoglobulin superfamily member 5, translating into MESFQKSILLPLILTASLPGLGFCYSITKGPDNATVLAGSEARFNCTVSAGWKVLIWLSKGSPVLTVINSQGSVETTDRFTSHNYTTGNEFTSELIIHNTQLSDSGRIECSIQQPSENNFAFLSVQVNGSLLIKNSTLTVKENQTIEIVCEALGWAPAPDITWMTNDSFLDKSSYVNQQSPGSNGLHNALSTLTLTPTDTEVLTCLADIEALPSPQNATVTLIFDNSAAENDYSEDNRSTWVIVVAVVLSFLGIVLLIVIIVVAVRCCLKRRESTYQNEIRKVSAEKKKDGDVENGQRSGSENLGYIPEELWNTEQSPRLASLPPMFSKFAGPDDNLYISSVPKVRPQRRTDYLISPKKIRNVTLV; encoded by the exons ATGGAGAGCTTCCAGAAATCCATTTTACTTCCCCTAATCCTGACTGCCTCGCTGCCAG GTCTGGGCTTTTGTTACTCCATCACAAAAGGCCCTGACAATGCCACAGTCCTGGCTGGCTCAGAGGCCCGGTTCAACTGCACGGTGTCTGCAGGGTGGAAAGTCCTCATCTGGCTGTCCAAGGGCAGCCCTGTCCTCACTGTCATCAACTCCCAGGGCTCTGTTGAAACCACTGACCGCTTCACCTCCCACAACTACACCACTGGCAACGAGTTTACCTCAGAGCTGATCATCCACAACACGCAGCTGAGTGACTCTGGGAGGATTGAGTGCAGCATCCAGCAACCCAGCGAGAacaactttgcttttctttctgttcaag TTAATGGATCTTTACTCATCAAAAATAGCACCTTAACAGTAAAAGAGAACCAAACAATTGAGATTGTTTGTGAAGCCTTAGGATGGGCTCCGGCTCCAGACATTACCTGGATGACAAATGACTCTTTCCTTGATAAGTCGAGCTATGTTAACCAGCAAAGTCCAGGATCTAATGGCCTCCACAATGCCCTGAGCACCTTAACTCTGACTCCGACGGACACTGAGGTTTTGACTTGTTTAGCTGACATAGAAGCACTCCCCAGCCCTCAGAATGCAACTGTAACTCTTATTTTTGACAACTCTGCTGCGG AAAATGATTACAGTGAAGACAACAGGAGCACCTGGGTTATTGTAGTTGCAGTTGTGCTTTCATTTCTTGGTATTGTTCTCCTGATCGTTATTATTGTGGTCGCTGTGCGCTGCTGCCTAAAGAGGAGAG agtcTACTTACCAAAATGAAATAAG aaaagtttcagctgagaagaaaaaagatggcGATGTGGAAAACGGGCAGAGGAGTGGCAGTGAAAATCTGGGATACATTCCAGAGGAATTGTGGAACACAGAACAAAGCCCAA GACTTGCCTCTCTTCCCCCAATGTTTTCAAAGTTTGCTGGCCCCGATGACAATCTGTACATCAGTTCTGTGCCAAAG GTGCGACCTCAAAGACGTACTGATTATCTGATCAGCccaaagaaaatcaggaatGTGACACTCGTGTAG